In Odocoileus virginianus isolate 20LAN1187 ecotype Illinois chromosome 15, Ovbor_1.2, whole genome shotgun sequence, a genomic segment contains:
- the RPS20 gene encoding small ribosomal subunit protein uS10, which produces MAFKDTGKTPVEPEVAIHRIRITLTSRNVKSLEKVCADLIRGAKEKNLKVKGPVRMPTKTLRITTRKTPCGEGSKTWDRFQMRIHKRLIDLHSPSEIVKQITSISIEPGVEVEVTIADA; this is translated from the exons ATG GCCTTTAAAGACACCGGCAAGACTCCTGTGGAGCCAGAGGTGGCCATTCACCGGATTAGGATCACCCTCACCAGCCGCAACGTGAAGTCTCTGGAGAAGG TGTGTGCTGACTTGATCAGAGGCGCgaaggaaaagaatctcaaagtGAAAGGACCAGTTCGGATGCCTACCAAG ACTCTGAGAATAACTACAAGGAAAACTCCTTGTGGTGAAGGTTCTAAGACTTGGGATCGATTCCAAATGAGGATCCACAAGCGACTCATTGACCTGCACAGCCCTTCTGAAATTGTCAAGCAGATCACTTCCATCAGTATTGAGCCAGGAGTCGAGGTGGAAGTCACCATTGCCGATGCCTAA